GGTATACATGGGGGTCTCTGCTGTGTCCAGTGTGAAGTGTAAAAAGGCTGAGAATAGTTCTTCACCAAGGCAGTCCATCATGCCCAGCTGTGTTAGTAAACacactgcagcccagggctgacACAGAGGATGCCTTGAACCAAACCCAGGTTAAATTCTTTCAGTTGTGCCCCACCTGGTAATTCTCCCTCTAGGCTTTTCCTGAGGACCTcactctgtgttttttttctgcattacaCAGGGGATATGTGTTGTCCATAACTTTAAGGGCAGTCATGCAGCTCCTTCTAAACCGAAGCCTGAAGACCCACGAGGAATGCCACTAATGGCTTTTCCCAGGGTGGAAAGTCCTCTGGAGACACTGAGTGCACAGGTACTGTGAAGCTCTTACTCAGACCATCACCAAGCATATTTTCTGTTGTATCAGAGTAAAAAGTAGTTTTGTACCTGACTACACAGGACTCATTTCAAGCCCATTGAACAGAGTGAATCTGTATCACGGCAGAGGTTTTTTTAAGGCATTTATCCCTGAAACTGCCAAATACTGTAGATCATCTGCCCCCATATATATCCATAGCTAAAGAAGTAGGATTTCACACACCTCACAAACTTTTGCTTAGAAGAataaaaactgagagaaaaataaaaataattctgcctGATTACATTCCAGAAAACTTCTGGGATTTGTGAAGGATTTACTCTTCCTGTGGATAAACTAGTCTGTCCTCAAAAATAATACAGAGATTAGGTTTTTTATCCGTGTTACTGTTCACTATCTTCTAtaataagaagaaataatataCACTTTTCTATCTCTAAGTCATCATATTAGCATTCTTTCAAGCCCGCAAAAAATAGCTTCTGGGAACATCAATATTGATAGTGTTTCTGTTAAAACTACTAACTTTAAATGGCTTGTGTTGGTATAACTGCATCATGCCCAGCCCTTTCAAAATAGACAAGTAAATGCAACCTGCCAAGAAATTCTGGGAACAAGGATAAACTGTAGTATATGAGTTATCTGAAATACACTGGTGTAATTTATTTGGTCTTTAAATTGTATTTCCTTTATTGATGGCCTGTCACATATGATGTGTGGCAAGATCAATAGCAACTTTTGTTAAACTCTGACAAGAggattttttaagaaaatagggaaaataGTGTCTCTAATGTCCAGAAATACTTTGCTTAATTGAAGAGTCAATTTTTATTAGGCAAAGATTTACTGGAAGACTTTCTACTAAATCTGCAGAATTGTGTGCATTACATGTTCTCTCGATGGGTTTGTAGTCCAGCAAGTAAGTGCTGCTTACATATCCACATTGTGTTGTGTAGGCAGAAGGGCTGAGCAGGTGAAAATATTCATGAGCTGAGAGAAAAATTTAGTCCAGTCAGCTCTTGGACTGTGAAGTGCAGGTAGGGACTGGACTTTAGCTGTTGATGTTCACCAGAAATCAGCaagataattttcttaaattataaTTATTGACCGTACATCTCCACTGCAGGTTTTATGAGCGAGGGTTTTTCCCATTTGCACACTAGTAGGGTATGTCAGTGCCAGACTGTTGTATACAAACATTCATGTGTTTgccttttcctctttgcagaaTCACTCTGCCTCTATGACTGAAGTAACCTGAGATGGGAGATCGGCAGCTGAAGCTATTTTTTACTACCCTCCAGTAAAATATTCCAAGACACACAGTTACTAAATGTCTAACTGTGATGACCAGTATTATGTTATGTCTAGTTAGAGGCTAatgttttgtactttttttgTATGAGGAAGTGATGTAGCTTGCCCTGATTTTTTGTCAGCTTTAATATTATTATGCCAgactttaaaagcaaaacagaaaaataacaaaaaaaacccttttcttgTTTAAAGTGTGCACTGAGAAACTACATCTATGGAATTGTTGATGTTGTTATGTGATATTTgtacacaattttttttcttctcagtttcaAATTTATAtatcttggggaaaaaaattcacttttacCTTTTCTTACCATAAGAAGTGCTGAGTCAGATTCTTATGTGAGTAAACTCAGCATGGATTTGAAGTAATTGCATATATTTAATTCATATTAAAATAACAGCGATCAGGAATCTAACCTGAATGATTCTATtgacaagaaacaaaaatccatCCTTGATTCAGTGAGCTGCTTAAGTGTTCCCTAGGAGTTAATGGATTTCAGTTACCACCCAGTTTCCAGACTAGAAGCATGTCCTTAAACACCTCACTGAATCAAAGCCTGATTGTTCTGGTGTGGGTGATTGTGCAAGTTATTGAAGAATAACTAAAACAGCATCCTTGGTCTGCAATATAGACAGACCAGACATCAAAATTTACCGTAGTAGCTGATAGCATGTGAGCTGACTATAACATCTCCCTAGATCCTCATTCCTCCCCGAGGCCCAGCTAAAGCTCCCAGTGAAACCTGGCTTCAGGAATTGACTATGGGGATATACAGCCACCACTGCGGGGCTGAGGCTGCGCTTCAAGTTTTTATCACTTCATCATAGATTTGTGGGGTAACTAGTGACACTGGTGCAAAGGAAAAGTGACACCACTCCTTCAccagagcagcatttcttgGCATTCAGATTGGCATAGCCAAGAAACCAGTTTTGCCAcccaaaatgtatttttttcctgaggggCTTTGACAAgtcaagggaaaaataaagacagaaagaaagacaagaaagaatgaaagtaagaaagaaaggaaggagagagaaaaaaagaaagaagctgaGTCTGTAATAGCAGTCTGCATTTTTTGTTAATTCTGCCATACAGAATTTCTATCAAAACTGCTATTTTACGATTTAACAACTTTGTCTAAGCATTATAAAGACAATTAAGGATGGGTTGGGGATGGGaagaacaaccaaaaaaaaaagcccatttgCAGTGGTTAGGACTGGGCCAAAGGCTTCATTAAATGATTTTACACTGTTTCTAGGATTTTCCTGCATCTCATTCTTCTAGCATGGTGATAACTGCTGTGTGTGTCCTTTAAAGAATGGAGCCTCTGTACTTTTACTGGAATGTTTACCTCACATTTCCATGTTGATTCTTCTTGGCTttcttttgtatattttttccaaaacagaatcaagaaaaaaattatcaagaaaGCAAACACGTGAGCCAGTCTTTCATTTGCCTATGACACAAAGAAAATCTGGAATGTCTGTGTCTGGTCCTGTGgtgtttcttccttcttctcacTCTGCTGATGTCTGCTTCTGGCTAAAGAATATAAGGATCAAACTTGGGCCATGCTTTTTGTAATCATGAGGAGCTAAGTGTTCTGGGTCCCTCACTACAGCTGTAATCAaaattccaaagggaaaaatctgttctgaatcattttgttaaaaaacacCCTGCCAAGCTGGCTTTTACACACTTTCTTCTGATCTTCACTACTGCTTTGGCCTAAAACAAAGAAAGATGCATGGGcagggattttatttatttataattcaATTCAACTGAAGTGACAAACTTAAAAGCCCAGGGATAAAGTGATTAAGCACCTGGAAGTTTTGCCCTTCCACAGCACAGGTGCTGTGTGCAAGACTTTGATGTCATGtcttatttctgctttttcagcttGTTACAAGCAGTTAAATGCTTGCATCTCAAACACCTATGTGTGATCCTCTTCCCTTGTGCTCCAGtccctgcagcttcctgaaGCATGAGATCTGCACCTCTGAGGGACTGTTATGTCTGAGATCAGGGAAATGGCAGTTTGACTCAACtcagacacagaaaaacatGAGACAAGCTGTCGAGCTCCTTTCTTGCCTGTCCCAATTCCCAGTCCAgtttttcattctgttctgATCACATTACATGAGCTATCAAAGTTACATCCTGGGAGAGATACAGAAAGGAGAATGAGCACAAAGTGCAACTACAACTCAGTGTTTTCTTAGATAGTGAGGGTTAAAGATGTAACGAGGTGCAGGTATCTCTGGTTTTCATGGAAGGACATAATTTCATGAAAAAGTAACTTAATATTCATTGCTCCCAAATAGCCTTTGAAGCCAACAAGATGACAATTAGCCATTTGTCACACTGTGGTTTCCCATAAACTACAGGGGAGGGATTTGTGAACATTCAGCCTTCTATGGTGATCAGTGAAAGAGCCCCAGTTCACTCATCCCAGTTCACCCCACAGTGGAACTTGTAGGTGTACATTTACACTATTCTGTAATTCTTCAAGAgtcaaaaggagaaaagaaagtatttcttaaatttcttcAGAGCTTTTGAGAAGAAAGCAGCACTTGAGTAGTCTGCTAAGAAACTGAGCACTGTAACACACAGAAGCAGCAGTACCTGAGTGTGCTTCAGATATCTGCACACTGAAAGAAACCAGAGGAGCAAGGGTTCAGGGCATGAAGTGGTATATAACCAGGGCATTTCTGGAttattctcagaaaaaaatcacacagacTCTCAACCTCACTGAAAACAACGTTTCATAGAAAACACTTGTAAAGTACTATGCATTTCTCAGATCATTTATTTCTTAATCCTCCTGACTTCTCTGCTTGCCTCCTCTGGTTAAATGCAGACCTACATCACCAGTTAGACAGGGACAAAAACTAAGCAGATAGCCAACATGGAAGAAAAACTAACacctttaatttaaaaacttaaaaaacttAACAGACTCTTAACACGCTCTTAACAGACATTGTAGAATTGGACAAGATGCCTCGACAGCAGCTGATTTTATAGGGCTGTTGGAGACTTCTACTGAGTGAAGAGATTTCAGTGAACCTTTATTAGTGAAATTCACAGATTTCACCCCGACgagagggctctgctgctgccctgcagcacaagCCAGGCGCCACAGGGACGCTCCATGGGGGGACTCAGTGCTGCCAGACAATTTTCAGGTTCGGGGGCAGCTCTGCGGCCGCGAGTTCATCGATCTTGCTCCCGTCCTTCACGGGGGTGCTATAGAAGCCCAGGACGTCTCCGGCACAGCGCATCTGGTGCAGCTGGGAGTTGGGGACAGcgtgtcccagctctgctgccagccgGGCCAGCAGGCGATGTTTCAGCCTGTTCTCCTGCAGGGGAGTCTGCTGCCAGTCCTCGGGAAGAGAGGGCCCAAAGACCTCCCTGACGTGGGACTcgaggcagctctgcaggcccTCGGGAGGGCGGTAACTC
Above is a window of Oenanthe melanoleuca isolate GR-GAL-2019-014 chromosome Z, OMel1.0, whole genome shotgun sequence DNA encoding:
- the MRPL50 gene encoding 39S ribosomal protein L50, mitochondrial isoform X2; the encoded protein is MAAVQALRMAARRRTGLGPAGLRAFWGGRRKEEREVEADGAVPEKEERSEPSLICPLPRSRSYRPPEGLQSCLESHVREVFGPSLPEDWQQTPLQENRLKHRLLARLAAELGHAVPNSQLHQMRCAGDVLGFYSTPVKDGSKIDELAAAELPPNLKIVWQH
- the MRPL50 gene encoding 39S ribosomal protein L50, mitochondrial isoform X1, which gives rise to MAAVQALRMAARRRTGLGPAGLRAFWGGRSRKEEREVEADGAVPEKEERSEPSLICPLPRSRSYRPPEGLQSCLESHVREVFGPSLPEDWQQTPLQENRLKHRLLARLAAELGHAVPNSQLHQMRCAGDVLGFYSTPVKDGSKIDELAAAELPPNLKIVWQH